One window of Desulfarculus baarsii DSM 2075 genomic DNA carries:
- a CDS encoding 4Fe-4S dicluster domain-containing protein: protein MQQRTEKIREAAKRLLAEGAVDVVLGYRAGTVPMREQPFAARSVEEADELVWSSFCCNNLANFLVRRDEKTAIVAQGCVSRNIVGLLQENQIDRKRLKIIGVPCLGMVSRSKVLDKIGNKTVFAVEEQGEELVVKGKGFEERLNRKELLRDNCFTCQHRNPVISDEMVCEPVQDAAGGDIDKMAAPWEALAPEERWSTFKEAFADCIRCYACRDACPLCYCHVCFVDESKPQWCGKTQDEADVQTFHILRAFHCAGRCTDCGACESACPMGIKMRVLTSKIEKDVRQMYGYTPGMDEKATPTMSVYRPNDPQDFIK from the coding sequence ATGCAGCAGCGAACTGAAAAAATCCGCGAGGCGGCCAAACGCCTTCTGGCCGAAGGGGCGGTGGACGTGGTGCTTGGTTATCGCGCCGGCACGGTGCCCATGCGCGAGCAACCCTTTGCCGCCCGCAGCGTCGAGGAGGCCGACGAACTGGTCTGGAGCAGCTTCTGCTGCAACAACCTGGCCAACTTCTTGGTGCGCCGCGACGAAAAGACCGCCATCGTGGCCCAGGGCTGCGTCAGCCGCAACATCGTGGGCCTGCTCCAAGAAAACCAGATCGACCGCAAGCGCCTGAAAATCATCGGCGTGCCCTGCCTGGGCATGGTCTCGCGCTCGAAGGTGCTGGACAAGATCGGCAACAAGACGGTCTTTGCCGTGGAAGAGCAAGGCGAGGAACTGGTCGTCAAGGGCAAGGGCTTCGAAGAGCGCTTGAACCGCAAGGAACTCCTGCGCGACAACTGCTTCACCTGCCAGCACCGCAATCCGGTCATTTCCGACGAGATGGTTTGCGAGCCGGTGCAGGACGCCGCCGGTGGCGACATCGACAAGATGGCCGCGCCTTGGGAGGCCCTGGCCCCCGAGGAGCGCTGGTCCACCTTCAAGGAGGCCTTTGCCGACTGCATCCGTTGCTACGCCTGTCGCGACGCCTGTCCGCTGTGTTATTGCCACGTCTGCTTCGTCGACGAGTCCAAGCCCCAGTGGTGCGGCAAGACTCAAGACGAGGCCGACGTGCAGACGTTCCATATCTTGCGCGCCTTCCACTGCGCCGGCCGCTGCACCGACTGCGGGGCCTGTGAGTCGGCCTGCCCCATGGGCATCAAGATGCGCGTCTTGACCAGCAAGATCGAAAAGGACGTGCGTCAGATGTATGGCTACACGCCGGGCATGGACGAAAAAGCCACGCCGACGATGAGCGTGTACCGTCCCAACGACCCGCAGGACTTCATCAAGTAA
- a CDS encoding hydrogenase iron-sulfur subunit, with amino-acid sequence MSDKEQFEPRIAAFFCNWCTYGGADLAGVSRLQYPPNIRVVRIPCTGRMSPKFILQAFRQGADGIWVSGCHPGDCHYIAGNMYARRRFAVLKNLLEYVGLEPGRIHFSWISSAEATKFQETVIEVTNAVRALGPAKFMLKDIAPQAQREVA; translated from the coding sequence ATGAGCGACAAGGAACAATTCGAGCCGCGGATAGCAGCTTTCTTCTGCAACTGGTGCACCTACGGCGGCGCGGACCTGGCCGGCGTCAGCCGCCTGCAATATCCGCCCAACATCCGCGTGGTGCGCATCCCCTGCACCGGGCGCATGAGCCCCAAATTCATCCTGCAGGCCTTCCGGCAGGGCGCCGACGGCATCTGGGTCAGCGGCTGCCACCCCGGAGACTGCCACTACATCGCCGGCAACATGTACGCCCGGCGACGTTTCGCGGTCCTCAAGAACCTCTTGGAGTACGTCGGCCTGGAGCCCGGTCGCATTCACTTCTCCTGGATCTCCTCGGCCGAGGCCACCAAGTTCCAGGAGACGGTCATCGAGGTGACCAACGCCGTGCGCGCGCTGGGGCCGGCCAAATTCATGTTGAAGGACATCGCTCCCCAAGCGCAGCGTGAGGTGGCCTGA